In Macadamia integrifolia cultivar HAES 741 chromosome 5, SCU_Mint_v3, whole genome shotgun sequence, a single window of DNA contains:
- the LOC122079018 gene encoding hypersensitive-induced reaction 1 protein-like: MGNLLCCVQVDQSQVAIKEKFGKFEEVLEPGCHCVPWVLGSNIAGHLSLRLQQLDVRCETKTKDNVFVNVVASIQYRALANNASDAFYKLSNTKSQIQAYVFDVIRASVPKLDLDDVFVQKTGIAKAVEQELEKAMSAYGFEIVQTLIVDIVPDEHVKRSMNEINAASRLRAAANDKAEAEKIVQIKRAEGEAEAKYLAGLGIARQRQAIVDGLRDSVLGFSVNVPGTSAKEVMDMILVTQYFDTMKEIGASSKSSAVFIPHGPGAVRDVATQIREGLLQASQITE; the protein is encoded by the exons ATGGGTAACCTTCTCTGCTGCGTTCAAGTCGATCAATCCCAAGTAGCTATCAAGGAGAAATTTGGGAAGTTTGAGGAAGTGCTTGAGCCAGGATGCCATTGCGTGCCATGGGTCCTGGGGAGCAACATAGCTGGGCATCTCTCCCTTAGGTTGCAGCAGTTGGATGTGCGGTGTGAGACCAAGACAAAG GATAATGTATTTGTTAATGTTGTTGCATCTATCCAATACCGAGCTTTGGCTAATAATGCGAGCGATGCTTTCTATAAACTAAGCAATACAAAATCCCAAATCCAAGCCTATGTTTTTGATG TGATCAGAGCAAGCGTTCCTAAGCTCGATCTAGATGATGTTTTTGTGCAGAAGACTGGAATTGCTAAAGCTGTAGAACAGGAGCTTGAAAAG GCTATGTCTGCCTATGGTTTCGAGATCGTTCAGACTTTGATTGTTGATATAGTGCCTGATGAGCATGTGAAGCGATCAATGAATGAAATCAATGCTG CTTCAAGATTGAGGGCGGCGGCAAATGATAAGGCAGAGGCTGAGAAGATTGTTCAAATTAAACGAGCAGAGGGTGAGGCTGAAGCAAAATATTTGGCAGGGTTGGGTATAGCTCGTCAGCGCCAGGCAATTGTGGATGGTCTGAGAGACAGTGTATTAGGGTTCTCAGTGAATGTTCCAGGGACATCTGCAAAAGAAGTAATGGACATGATCCTTGTGACTCAATATTTTGACACCATGAAAGAGATTGGTGCTTCCTCTAAATCATCTGCTGTTTTTATACCTCATGGACCTGGTGCTGTTCGCGATGTTG